Within Crassostrea angulata isolate pt1a10 chromosome 2, ASM2561291v2, whole genome shotgun sequence, the genomic segment ATTTTAGGGTATGGTCTCCTCAATGCCTAAatcagatttatatatatatatatatatatatatatatattttatatatatatatatatatatatatatatatatatatatatatatatatatatatatatatatatatatataaaaatatatatatatatatatatatatatatatatatatatatatatatatatatatatatatatgtgtatttctagcagcgagaataatctccgtttagattgaaattgctgagcatcttaataaagcatgttgcattaatcaaaCAATACGTAaagatcgtaccgaattacaGGTACCAACATAATGAATAGAGCTCTCTagtatttaaagaatgaattcaatatttattcactttatacgatataaaaaggtttggggcagtttacgctttataaaaaagcgaaaactgtttcaaaccattttatatcgtataaaactaataaatattgaattcattgcttataatttaattttctttacttttttttttacttttcaatgtagataaaaacggtcatttgacctttaacatgacgtaaaattgtacaaaattcaaacgttacatcaggcgtattgatatgtttttgacgttaatcttactatgacgtaggcaacattctttatacgatataaaataattttttagccaattagaaagcgcgttacaaccagaattaaattattctgtAATATGTCAGTGCATCAGATTTAGCTAAGGTATATGTTAAAAATcagctgtctgatttaccggCCTACacgaaaaattttaaattctagaATAAAGACGATGGTTTCTctcaagttaaaataaaaagaaactaaacatgctaatgtttatataaacgcattgaaatatttaacctcaatttacttcacataaacggcacaaatatattttggatgtttcaaatattcccttagcacgtaaactgttgcacaacaaccAAATTAAATTCATCTCCGTTCAACTTCAAGATGTCTGTTTCTGACCTCTAAACTTGATTTcgatatatgaaatatcgagcccgaagttaaactgattgacctccattctctctgtcttattattatttttcgtAATTTACTCAAATTAGAAAAAGAATTAGTCCCAAATTTTTGCAAGTTATATtgtccttcccataaggataatttatgctgaattacaatgtatttgactatatagttcttgagaagatttttaaaaaaatggtacccccccccttttccgagagtttcgaggttttccccgctttgaataaagatcggtctttcatttctgcaatttatatttgccttccattacggatgatttgtgccaaatttggttgaaattggccaagcggttttagagaagaggttcaaaatgtaaacagtttacagacggacagacggacgacggacaaaatgtgatcagaatagctcacttgagcatTCAGCTCAAGTGAACTAATAAAAgctaaatgattaaaaaaaaatattgcacgCTTTGCACGAATTGTCTGAAACGCTACATGCTATATTGCTTACACAAAATATTCTCACATGGAATTATCGTTTTTTGGAATATATGCATTCCATATcaggaaataaaaattaagttcttaattgatcaaaatatatttaaagattttgaatAACAACATATTCATAgatttaacatattttgaaagaCACAGATatacatatactggtatttTAAATGTACTTTCCATTCACTATGCAATACTTTATGATCGGCTGCCATGTTAAGATTGGATTTTTCACAATTACAACAATGGTTAATGTTTGCATAGGGGAgcaaaaaatgaacaacatttTAGCAGAATTAAATATTCCATCAAACCACCAAAGAACTTtgaaagaaagagagaagaaTATGGTAGTGCATTCGAAGAAATTGCAGGTAAATCATACAATAATGCATTGCTGTGTTTGTACAAAGAGGTGATACTTCTACAGTATTCATAACACGCATTGCAAAGTAACTTCTATTTCGTTATGCAAGTATAATTAATATTCACATGAATAATGTAATATAACTGTTCATATTATGCTACGTTTATCAGACGACATGTGTTTGGCAAGGAGGGGGGGGATGATTATATATAAAGGGGATTTTCAAACACAATGTTGCATTAAACTCACACACGATATCGGGATATTTGTTCCAATAAAtggttaaattttcattttcaatccGTGCTTATAAACCGGGACGAAAAAAGGGCGTATGGTATTTTACTTTGGACTACCCCTTCTCACGTACGCACGCACACCCATAACTTCCCAAGCATGAACACTTGATTATAtccaaaaaagtaaaatatgaaattataatCTCATGAATTATACACACAATATATAATATCTACATATAATTTTTCATCTGTTCTAGCGGTGACGGAACCCAAGTTCCACAGGTTTCCTGTGATTGGGCATGGCAAAAGCGATGGACGGGTCAGAATCATGACAGCCTTTCAAGACACATAACCGTTGTCGGCAAATACACCAGAAAATGCTTCGGATTCGGTTTAGCATGCAGATAAGTCGGAAGTGTACATACGCCAGAAGAAATAAAACACAGGTTAAAAATCATCACTGGAAGAGATATAGGACAGGATCCACGAAGGGAATTAATGGAGCCATTTTTaacggtgagatatctcaagtcATTGTAAAAAGGCTTTAATGTCAAAAAGCTAACCATGGATGATGACAAAACCACATTCGAAAAAGCAATCTCCCCGGAGTTAACAAAATCTAGCGATAAAATCATGTCATCATGAATCTTACTGGCAATTTAAACAAACTTCGACAGGATAAGAGAAACTTGAGTTTGAAGACTATCAACTCCTTAGAAAATTGTGTTTCATACGGAGTCCAGCAATATCGAGATTGCCAAGCACCCCTGCAGAGAAATTTAGAGGCTATTGATCCCCATGCATTTGGAGAGCATGTCAAGTGTGAAAGCCCCAAATTTGTACAAACACATGTCGCTACCGCACGGAAAAGACCTACACGACGATGGTCTGCGGAAGTTACTGTCTTGCATATTCGCTAAATACGCCGCTAATGCCGACAAACTTGCTGATTTGGAGTCTTCGAATTCAATTGAGAATTCCAACCGAATGACGCCAACATCCCAACAATTTTCTTGGTCAGCGAGTTTAGCCTATCGCCCATCTGCATCTGTAGCAAATAAAAAGGAGGGACCCAAATATCTGTTAGAggtaagtatttttatttttcaaacaatacacatgtatattcgtgatttttttttttggggggggggtgtcaggGTGATGGGTGACAGAATTACTGGAATATTTTTgtggaagattttttttataatctgtTTATACATAAGTATCTGTGCTAATTACCAAGGTCAGCAATACGTTCAATCTTTCACCTGGCAAAGAGTCTTCAAACATTGGACGTGAAGAGAAATATAAAGAGAGCCTAACAGGGCACTGTCCAGGCAAAGTGTGATAGGCTAAGGAAATTCTGCACAAGCACTAGATAGCTGGATAATGCGATTTaacaactctttaaaaaaaatatacaggaaGAGGCTATCAAAGAATATCAACCGACCTAACGGAGCAGCAGTTTGAAAACATGCATAACGCTGAAGTCGACGTCAACATATTGACAGCTCTATTGAAAAAAGTGTGAACGGTACACGAAAAACTAATAGACATATAATTTTCAACTAAAAGTGTTCTCGTTAGCATGCAAAAactcatcaacaaaaaaatatatttgtcaaGGTTCAGTGATTTGATAAATGAACAGGTACTCTCTAAAACACGGTGCAGTAATCTAGCTGGGCAGGGAATTGGCGAATTTAACATATCTTTAGCTAGCAAAAGGACCGAAACAGAAAGGATAAAAATATGCTGAGGGGGAACATTAGTAAACTAAACTCTGTTCTAAAATCCAAGAAAGTCCTAATAAATTATCGTTTATGCATGTGTTCTTACAAAAACAACGTGTTATGCATGTATCATTAGGGTCAGATAAGCCTTCTCTTTTTTTGACTTGTCAGACAAAATATTTGTCAATGATCTCCTTTATGCTTTCAAATTATCAGAAACtcattatttctatttttgaaatattatgcatttttaattagtttatgataataaacttttttttaaaaatcactttaacccaaatgtaataaatgtgtgaatgtatacatgtatttaatatccGATAAAATGTGCTTATACTTCCACATCTTTATTGGGGGTGGGAGtgataatttaaaagaaaaatccgtgacattttttatataaaactctGAAAAGTTCAATTCAAAATCTAATTCTCTCGTAGGCCAAATaggaaaatttaatgaaagagGTTCAAGAGTTTTGACATTATACTTGCAAGTATGGCGTCAAACACGGAAAAGCGACATCTTTtggtaaaattttttaaaaaaaatagaattaaatagCAACAAATCTAGGTAGAacacatatcatttttttaacataattaatTTGTACGTCACATTAGATTCGACTAAGTTCTTAAAAAGTTATTTGCAATATCTTGAAATAACTTTAATTcgtaaatgaagaaaaaaaatgctcattttcctatatatttcattagaaaagcGTCGAAACAGCTCAAAAAACATTATTAAGTTTGAGTCGGTTTCGCATGATGATAATGTAgggaaaattaatatttttttaatataatgaaattaaaatgctAATAAACGAATTGACATTTTTCCTGGCATGTTTTCTCATGAGATTTGTTATTGGGTAAACCCTCGACTAACCTTAAGAattctaaacaataaaaacagaaaaatagaatttggcCAAATCGTGATCATGCCCTTTTCAAAATCTTAATGCTCCATCTACCGTCTAcgcattaaaattttaaaaagtcatttattttataagttTAATTTCCTCTAAAATGCTGACGACGCCTCTCGGTAATTTcagtaatttgatttaaaaataaaaaggtttgAACGTCATTTTACTAATTTAGAATCCACCTCTGATTAGGATGCTTCGTACAAAGTGTAGTTAAATTTTGTACATTGGTTCTAGAGagcttacagacagacggacgaacagACGTCAGACTACAGGTATTAAAAATATCACGAACGTTTGATTCAGATGAGCAAAATATATGTTagaattgtttaattatttcagTTATATAATATTTACCTCCATTTCTACTTTCTTCGATCTTTACGACTGCAAAATCCAGATCTATGTTTTCACGTTGTCCGAACAATGCCTCTACAACTCTTCCAACTCTATAGTATCTTCCTTGGATTTTCGGAGGTGATCGATGATCTATAATATTGTCATCAGGAGAAAGATTAGCCATTGTAAATGATGTGTTGGGGTACAATCTTTCAAGATCTTTAACGGCAACATGTGCTGCTGTAAGAAATCCATTTCCTAATTTATTACTGGGTTCTCTAGATTCATATAAGAATCCAGCAGATCCTGAACTACTGTCTGATTTTATCCCAATATTACAACCAGGGTCTGGAAGGCCTTGATGTCTGGCCGGACAGTTTCCAGGACATCGTCCGAATCTAAAAAATTCTTCCCGTATATCACAAGGCCATCCTGCAATGGACTCCGGTAGAGGTTTTTCACCAAATGGAATTAAACATTTATCTAAACAGTACAAAACAATGCAGGGTTCTTCTTGTATCAAATCACCAACTTGTCTGGCTTTGCCAATACGAAGACCGACGACATTTGAAAAAAGTGCATAAATTTTCTTTCTGTGCTCTTGAATGATAAGCTTCAATTGTTTTCTAGTTGAACTGTCAACTGCAGGGGCTTTTCTTTCACGTAATCTTATTTGTTTGACTTCTTTCTTTTTGTCTTTGGATCTTTCAAcatttacaaattcaaactgaAGATGCTTTGAGGCATCAcaactttttttgaaaatcatctCTGACTCTTTATCCTCACACTTTAGGAAGACTTTTACAACTTGCGTTTTATTAACAGAATCTCTATATCcagttatgtattttaaaatggaTGGATGATCTTTCAAAACAGATCTGTCGCACACGACTTCCCTTTTCAGCCATTCTTCAATCTCTGttagttgaaaaaaatgtacatgataaatacgtaaaaattgcattttataaatgatattgaaataagCATTGTTCCTTAAATACGCAAACTTATCTTGCGACGTTAATCTATTGGAGAAAAAAAGATGAGCGACTGACAATATACTTTATCCATCGATCTTTGAAGAAAGTGGTCAATTAAAGTTAACAGAGAATCTTAACCACATACTTCTTGTGGCATGAATGCACTGACAGAAGAGCTTCATATCTTTATGTGTTATGCATAATGATCATATAAAATGCGTTTTAATTGAATTCTTACGTTTGTTTTGGTCAGCGGGATGCACGGAAGTTTGAAATTTCTCAAGTTCACTTAAAATACACTTTAAGTCGTTCACTGTTCTCTGACAGATACTATTAATCAACGATGCATTAGCGACAACCGGTTCTCGTTTTCTCATTTCTGTTTGGATTGCAGCGGCCAACGATCGTCTCCAATCTCTAAAATTAACATAATTTACATAAGTTATTACTAGACTATTACAAAGTCAACACAACCGTTACAGAATATGTAATGCAGTTGTTATGactcattgttatatttttatgtaaaaatcatCTTTACCTCATCTTATATCAACatatcaaaattatcaatttcttttttaaataagtttcaTTTTAGAAGACCATGTTACGCAACAGGGATTTACTTTACTACGATTTACTTCACAGCATTTCAAActttt encodes:
- the LOC128173957 gene encoding uncharacterized protein LOC128173957 → METRADDDGSDIKKELDNGKTNIMETGVDGGSGIIEEIYSRQTKIKETGADDDGSDIKKELDNGKTNIMETGVFSEERPWSKPEISEKLKDLLACFKVEFSEDPDPFRESFVRHIIQDDMRRKLETSVQSLSKKIVLTKNISTKRHDLPTVEACVFEIDVVYDGDQFCASEKDASSNEFFNVNEDNFTRVILIKGNSLPVVDAKLIVYKKYEHVINKQKIILQHQYEEFDDVAKFIAYQMISLYCTFVESVITAFTMHLPKMISEYPVESLTVGKIEQMCLRVFERIEDKDVLSMDSNRDWRRSLAAAIQTEMRKREPVVANASLINSICQRTVNDLKCILSELEKFQTSVHPADQNKQIEEWLKREVVCDRSVLKDHPSILKYITGYRDSVNKTQVVKVFLKCEDKESEMIFKKSCDASKHLQFEFVNVERSKDKKKEVKQIRLRERKAPAVDSSTRKQLKLIIQEHRKKIYALFSNVVGLRIGKARQVGDLIQEEPCIVLYCLDKCLIPFGEKPLPESIAGWPCDIREEFFRFGRCPGNCPARHQGLPDPGCNIGIKSDSSSGSAGFLYESREPSNKLGNGFLTAAHVAVKDLERLYPNTSFTMANLSPDDNIIDHRSPPKIQGRYYRVGRVVEALFGQRENIDLDFAVVKIEESRNGGKYYITEIIKQF